The DNA sequence GCCACCGGCGGATCCCCCGCTCGACGGCGGGCTGAACCCGGGTGCCCCGACCCGGCCGGCCACGGTCCTCGCCGCCTGGGCAACCCGCACGGCCAGCCGGGTCGACATACCGGTGGTGGCGATGGAGGCGTACGGCTACGCCGAGTTGGTGTTGGCCACCACCACGCCGGACTGCCGGCTGTCGTGGACCACGCTGGCCGCGATCGGCATGATCGAGTCGACCCACGGCCGGGCGAACGGGTCACGGTTGGACGCCGACGGCCGCGCCGTACCGCCGATCACCGGGCTGCCGTTGGACGGTGCCGGCGGACGTCAGCGGATCACCGACACCGACGACGGCGCGTTGGACAACGACCCGGTGTACGACCGGGCGGTCGGCCCGATGCAGTTCATCCCGACCACATGGGCGGAATTCGCGGTGGACGCGGACAACGACGGTGTCATCGATCCGCAGGATATCGATGACGCCAGCCTCGCCGCCGCTAACTACTTGTGCCGGAACGGGCGCGATCTGTCCACACCTTCTGATTGGTGGAGTGCGATCCTGTCGTACAACAACGTGCAGCCGTACGCCCAGGCAGTCTTCGACACCGCCAACGACTACGGCGTACGTAGCCGTACTTAGTGCAATCAGATAGCCACAATTTCCGGCCCGGCCACTTTCGCAACCGGCGACTTGGCGGCAAGCTAGACGCGTGATGGTACGCGAGTGGGACCCCCGAACCGCGTCGTCCGCCGAGATCTCATCTCTGCTGGACTGTCTCAACCGGGTATTCGAGGCTGACCTGCCAGGCGATCCGAACTGGCGGCCGGACTTCCTGCGGGAGTACCTGACCGAAACGATGCCCGGGGTCCGACGGATCTGCTGGCTGGCCGAGGAGACCGCCGACGACGGCCGGCCAGGGCCGGTCAACGGGCACGTCAACGTGTTGCTCCTCGGCGACATCGGGGTGCTCGAGATCCTGGTCCGGCCCGACGCCCGGCGCAACGGCCTGGGCCGGGAGCTGCTGGCGCTCGCCGTACGCCGCGCCTACCACGAGGGGTTCAGCTCGGTCGGTGTCGAGGTCATCGGCGGCACCTGCGCCGTCGATTTCTACGAGTCATTGGGGTTCGCCCGCCAGTTCCGGGAAATCCGCAGCGTGCTCCGGTTGCCGGCGGTCGACTGGACCGCCATCGAGAAGACGGCGCAGGACCCGGTCCCCGGGTACCAGATCGAGTTCCATCCGGGCGGGCCGCCGGATGCTCTGGTCGATGCGTACGCCCGGACCAAGGCCGAGCAGAGCGTACCGGAGGACGGCGACCTGGATCTGCGGCCCAGCTCCTACGACCCAGACCGGCTCCGGGACAGCCTCGACTGCCTGCGTCGCCGCGGCATGAAGCCGTACATCGTGCTGGCCCGGCATCTGGCCAGCGGTGCGGTGGCCGGGCTGACCGAGGTGGTGGTGCCAGCGCAGCACCCGACCCGGGCCGACCAGTACGACACCATCGTCGCCCAGGCCCACCTGGGGCACGGCATCGACCGGGCGATCAAGGCCCGGATGCTGCTGGAGCTGCGTACCGTCGAGCCGAGGCTGGCCGAGGTGCAGACCTGGAACGCCGAGGGCGACGAGGATCTGATCGCGATCAATGCCGAGCTCGGCTACCAGCCCGACCGGGACTGGTGGGACTACGGAGCCGACATCGCGACCCTGATGCACCGGCTCGGCGTGCGCAGCTGACCGACCGGGTCGGTGGGTGCGCCATCGACCTGGGCCGGCGACGGGTGCCGCCGGCGAACCAGGTCAGAGGGCGTTCGCGACCTCCGTCGCCCAGTAGGTGAGGATGATCTGCGCGCCGGCCCGCCGGATCGACGTCAACGTCTCCAGGATCACCCGGTCCCGGTCGATCCAGCCGTTCGCGGCAGCCGCCTCGACCATCGCGTACTCGCCGGAGACCTGGTAGGCGGCGACCGGGACGTGCACCCGCTGGCGGACCGCCGCGATCACGTCCAGGTACGGCAGCGCCGGCTTGACCATCACCAGGTCGGCACCTTCGGCGACGTCCAGCTCGACCTCGCGCAGCGACTCCCGCAGATTCGCCGGATCCTGCTGGTAGGTCCGCCGGTCGCCGACCAGCGCCGACTCCACCGCGTCGCGGAACGGCCCGTAGAACGCCGAGGCGTACTTCGCCGCGTACGCGAGCAGTGCGGTGTCGGTGTACCCGGCCGCGTCCAACGCCCGGCGCACCACCCCGACCTGGCCGTCCATCATCCCGGACGGGCCGAGCATGTCCGCGCCGGCTTCGGCCTGCGCGACGGCCAGCTGCGCGTACGCGGCGAGCGTCGCGTCGTTGTCCACCGTCCCATCGGCGGCGAGCAGGCCACAGTGCCCGTGCGAGGTGAACTCGTCGAGGCAGAGGTCGCTCATCACCACGGTGGCGTCACCGACCTCGGCGACCACGTCCCGGATGGCGACGTTCAGCACGCCGGCCGGGTCGACACCGGCGGAACCGGTCGCGTCCCGGCGCTGTGGCACGCCGAACAGCATGATCCCGCCGACCCCGGCCGCCAC is a window from the Solwaraspora sp. WMMD792 genome containing:
- a CDS encoding GNAT family N-acetyltransferase, with the translated sequence MVREWDPRTASSAEISSLLDCLNRVFEADLPGDPNWRPDFLREYLTETMPGVRRICWLAEETADDGRPGPVNGHVNVLLLGDIGVLEILVRPDARRNGLGRELLALAVRRAYHEGFSSVGVEVIGGTCAVDFYESLGFARQFREIRSVLRLPAVDWTAIEKTAQDPVPGYQIEFHPGGPPDALVDAYARTKAEQSVPEDGDLDLRPSSYDPDRLRDSLDCLRRRGMKPYIVLARHLASGAVAGLTEVVVPAQHPTRADQYDTIVAQAHLGHGIDRAIKARMLLELRTVEPRLAEVQTWNAEGDEDLIAINAELGYQPDRDWWDYGADIATLMHRLGVRS
- the hemB gene encoding porphobilinogen synthase codes for the protein MTYPQSRPRRLRRTAAVRRLVEETRLSPAELVLPMFVKEGLTGPRPIPSLPGVVQHSRDSLRKAAAEAVAAGVGGIMLFGVPQRRDATGSAGVDPAGVLNVAIRDVVAEVGDATVVMSDLCLDEFTSHGHCGLLAADGTVDNDATLAAYAQLAVAQAEAGADMLGPSGMMDGQVGVVRRALDAAGYTDTALLAYAAKYASAFYGPFRDAVESALVGDRRTYQQDPANLRESLREVELDVAEGADLVMVKPALPYLDVIAAVRQRVHVPVAAYQVSGEYAMVEAAAANGWIDRDRVILETLTSIRRAGAQIILTYWATEVANAL